The following proteins are co-located in the Castanea sativa cultivar Marrone di Chiusa Pesio chromosome 8, ASM4071231v1 genome:
- the LOC142606521 gene encoding uncharacterized protein At4g02000-like, whose product MEDDVESDDEIEALREGLVAVMFSKGFKQQIRRLWARALIVKVYGHSFGFNYLQNRLLSLWRPTRRLDCVDLRHGFFLTRFSLREDYEAMLKKGPWFIGEHFLSIRPWELDFRPVMANISSIAVWIRLNELPIEYYNEGALHQIRKMIGNILRVDTHTTSEARGRFARLCVQVDVNKPLVTTILIGKFERPIYYEGIQKLCFGCGRMGHKHEHCPYIIRHDLPLRTAKTIVEGELV is encoded by the coding sequence ATGGAAGATGACGTGGAGTCAGATGATGAGATAGAGGCTCTTCGAGAAGGTCTGGTGGCGGTTATGTTCTCGAAGGGTTTCAAACAGCAGATTAGAAGGCTGTGGGCACGAGCGCTTATTGTAAAGGTGTATGGACATTCGTTTGGGTTTAACTATCTTCAGAATAGGTTGTTGTCATTATGGAGGCCTACTAGGAGGTTAGATTGCGTGGACTTAAGGCATGGCTTTTTCCTCACTCGTTTCTCATTACGAGAGGATTATGAAGCCATGCTAAAGAAGGGGCCATGGTTCATTGGGGAGCACTTTTTATCAATCAGACCTTGGGAACTAGACTTCCGCCCGGTGATGGCAAATATATCCTCCATTGCAGTATGGATAAGATTGAATGAACTTCCGATTGAGTATTATAACGAAGGAGCTTTACACCAAATCAGAAAGATGATTGGTAATATCCTAAGGGTGGATACGCACACCACTTCTGAAGCGAGAGGGAGGTTTGCTAGGCTTTGTGTCCAAGTTGACGTGAATAAACCTCTTGTTACAACCATATTGATCGGAAAGTTCGAACGGCCTATCTATTATGAGGGCATTCAAAAGCTATGTTTCGGGTGTGGAAGAATGGGGCATAAACATGAGCATTGTCCGTACATTATCCGACATGATTTGCCACTGAGGACAGCAAAAACAATTGTAGAAGGTGAGCTGGTTTAG